The following proteins are encoded in a genomic region of Synechococcus sp. CBW1002:
- a CDS encoding DUF1815 family protein → MFPRLAEQYRTLVHDLVMSLQALARSLQDRGCVATCYVCGDGRDGHGASFVADLGDNHTVRFLVSDFGITWVESRDGHELVKLEGAEAIQELQRVTQILQQPEPTPIHSVLKSGGPRHRGSRAASEPIETAA, encoded by the coding sequence ATGTTCCCGCGTCTGGCTGAGCAATACCGGACCCTCGTCCACGACCTGGTGATGAGCCTGCAGGCGCTAGCCCGCAGCCTCCAGGACCGGGGCTGTGTCGCCACCTGCTACGTGTGTGGCGATGGCAGGGATGGTCATGGAGCCTCGTTCGTGGCCGACCTGGGCGACAACCACACAGTGCGTTTTCTCGTGTCTGACTTCGGCATCACCTGGGTCGAATCCCGCGACGGGCACGAACTGGTGAAGCTGGAAGGTGCCGAAGCCATTCAGGAGCTGCAGCGCGTCACCCAGATCCTGCAGCAGCCTGAGCCCACTCCGATTCACTCCGTTCTGAAGTCCGGCGGTCCTCGTCATCGCGGCTCGCGGGCCGCCAGCGAGCCGATCGAAACGGCCGCCTGA
- the recA gene encoding recombinase RecA, which produces MTPDSKAVSAASRSLEARSASERDKALGLVLNQIERNFGKGSIMRLGDASRMRVETVSTGALTLDLALGGGYPKGRVVEVYGPESSGKTTLTLHAIAEVQRRGGVAAFVDAEHALDPVYAAALGVDIENLLVSQPDTGEMALEIVDQLVRSAAVDIVVIDSVAALTPRAEIEGEMGDLAVGSQARLMSQAMRKITGNIGKSGCTVIFLNQLRQKIGVTYGNPETTTGGNALKFYASVRLDIRRIQTLKRGTEEYGIRAKVKVAKNKVAPPFRIAEFDILFGRGISTLGCLLDLAEEIGVVTRKGSWYSYEGDNIGQGRDNTIIWLEQNPEQKERIEAITRQKLTEGSEVTANSLRPLAAAAKLSADLSDDPARALVEDLGAAPLELNAPAAAGSPAGATAGTRSSSRSTAPAATGG; this is translated from the coding sequence ATGACCCCTGACTCCAAGGCCGTGTCCGCCGCCTCCCGCAGCCTCGAGGCCCGCTCCGCCAGCGAGCGTGACAAGGCGCTGGGCCTGGTGCTGAACCAGATCGAGCGCAACTTCGGCAAGGGCTCGATCATGCGACTGGGCGACGCCTCCCGCATGCGGGTGGAAACCGTCTCCACCGGCGCCCTGACCCTGGATCTGGCTCTGGGGGGCGGCTATCCCAAGGGCCGGGTGGTGGAGGTCTATGGCCCTGAAAGTTCCGGCAAGACCACCCTCACGCTCCATGCCATCGCCGAGGTGCAACGCCGCGGTGGCGTTGCGGCCTTCGTTGATGCCGAGCATGCGCTCGACCCGGTCTACGCCGCGGCCCTCGGAGTGGATATCGAGAACCTGCTGGTCTCCCAGCCGGATACCGGTGAGATGGCCCTGGAGATCGTCGACCAGCTGGTGCGCTCAGCCGCCGTCGACATCGTCGTGATCGATTCGGTGGCGGCGTTGACGCCCCGGGCCGAAATTGAGGGAGAGATGGGCGATCTGGCGGTGGGCAGCCAGGCCCGCCTGATGAGTCAGGCGATGCGCAAGATCACCGGCAACATCGGCAAGTCCGGCTGCACGGTGATCTTCCTCAACCAGCTGCGGCAAAAGATCGGTGTCACCTATGGCAATCCCGAAACCACCACCGGTGGGAATGCGCTGAAGTTCTACGCCTCGGTGCGGCTCGACATCCGCCGGATCCAGACGCTCAAGCGCGGCACCGAGGAATACGGCATTCGCGCCAAGGTGAAGGTGGCCAAGAACAAGGTGGCTCCACCCTTCCGCATCGCCGAGTTCGACATCCTGTTCGGCCGGGGCATCAGCACCCTCGGTTGCCTGCTGGATCTGGCCGAGGAAATCGGGGTGGTGACGCGTAAGGGATCCTGGTACAGCTACGAGGGCGACAACATCGGCCAGGGCCGTGATAACACCATCATCTGGCTGGAGCAGAACCCCGAGCAGAAGGAGCGGATCGAGGCGATCACCCGCCAGAAACTCACGGAAGGATCGGAGGTGACGGCCAACTCGTTGCGGCCCCTGGCGGCGGCAGCCAAGCTGAGCGCTGACCTGTCCGATGATCCGGCCCGCGCCCTGGTCGAGGATCTTGGCGCTGCACCGCTTGAGTTGAATGCTCCTGCGGCGGCCGGGTCCCCTGCAGGTGCCACGGCTGGAACCCGATCTTCCTCGCGCAGCACAGCTCCTGCGGCCACCGGCGGCTGA
- a CDS encoding fructosamine kinase family protein has translation MLPSQLGLWARDHCGEAPASVEPVGGGCTGRAWRLRFSAHHSLFAKSLKPADLPLLQAEADGLGALAAAAPPELAVPQPVFVGLVAEAALLVTDWLPFCPSGGSQATANSSASQRGDAAARRQLGWQQLGRSLALLHRRSLDGVDARYGWPQDNWIGAAPQVNGWCDSWVEFFRDRRLLPQLEWVARGGAPLRQATTLLERLPQWLEGHQPEPVLVHGDLWGGNAALLDDGRGAIFDPAVYRGDREVDLAMARLFGGFPPAFFAGYEAAWPLSPGHRERVELYNLYHLLNHANLFGGSYRQQAQASLDGLLRLG, from the coding sequence ATGCTCCCGTCCCAGCTGGGTCTCTGGGCCCGGGATCACTGCGGTGAGGCGCCGGCCTCGGTGGAGCCGGTCGGCGGAGGCTGCACGGGCCGCGCCTGGCGCCTGCGGTTTTCCGCACACCACAGCCTGTTCGCCAAGAGCCTGAAGCCAGCCGATCTGCCGCTGCTGCAGGCCGAGGCCGATGGGTTAGGCGCCCTGGCTGCCGCGGCACCCCCTGAGCTGGCGGTGCCCCAGCCCGTGTTTGTGGGGCTGGTGGCAGAGGCTGCCCTGCTGGTGACCGACTGGCTGCCCTTTTGTCCTTCGGGCGGCAGCCAGGCGACCGCCAACAGCTCAGCCAGTCAGCGTGGCGATGCTGCAGCACGGCGCCAGCTGGGTTGGCAGCAGCTGGGCCGTTCCCTGGCTCTGTTGCACCGGCGCAGCCTGGATGGCGTCGATGCCCGCTACGGCTGGCCGCAGGACAACTGGATCGGGGCCGCCCCCCAGGTCAACGGCTGGTGCGACAGCTGGGTGGAGTTCTTCCGAGACCGTCGCCTGCTTCCCCAGCTGGAGTGGGTCGCACGCGGCGGCGCGCCGCTGCGCCAGGCGACCACTCTGCTGGAGCGTCTGCCCCAGTGGCTGGAAGGGCACCAGCCTGAGCCCGTGCTGGTGCACGGCGACCTCTGGGGCGGCAATGCCGCCCTGCTCGACGACGGTCGGGGCGCGATCTTTGATCCTGCCGTGTATCGCGGAGATCGGGAAGTGGATCTGGCAATGGCCCGCCTCTTCGGTGGTTTCCCACCGGCCTTCTTTGCCGGCTACGAGGCCGCGTGGCCCCTCTCCCCGGGGCATCGGGAGCGGGTGGAGCTCTACAACCTCTACCACCTGCTCAACCACGCCAATCTCTTTGGTGGCTCCTACCGGCAACAGGCCCAGGCGAGCCTGGATGGCCTGCTGCGGCTGGGCTGA
- a CDS encoding CAAD domain-containing protein has translation MSDTTTLNEPDLKEAGSDAGETSTSSSPFGSGVGDATVNFAERYGDILTKVNTTLDQVDWSLMGRIAKGTGVFLAVIVAQILIKGVLDTINLLPVVPGLLELLGLVVVGQWSWQNLTTSEKRNAVLAQIQALRKEYLG, from the coding sequence ATGAGCGATACCACCACCTTGAATGAGCCCGACCTGAAGGAAGCCGGCAGCGACGCAGGCGAGACCAGCACCTCGAGCAGCCCGTTCGGCTCCGGTGTGGGCGACGCCACCGTGAATTTCGCCGAGCGCTACGGCGACATCCTGACCAAGGTGAACACCACTCTCGACCAGGTGGACTGGTCCTTGATGGGTCGGATCGCCAAGGGCACCGGTGTGTTCCTGGCCGTGATCGTGGCGCAGATCCTGATCAAGGGGGTGCTGGACACCATCAATCTGCTGCCGGTGGTTCCCGGGCTTCTGGAGCTGCTTGGCCTTGTCGTGGTGGGCCAGTGGAGCTGGCAGAACCTGACCACCAGCGAGAAGCGCAACGCCGTGCTCGCCCAGATCCAGGCCCTTCGCAAGGAATACCTCGGCTGA
- a CDS encoding prephenate/arogenate dehydrogenase: MTNPAEPRPAWRHGPVGVVGLGLIGGSLGLDLQTAGAEVRALVRREATATRARDRGLASVVSTDPSVLAGCDLVVLALPLDQLLAPPPALLQALPPEAVLTDVGSVKGPLLPVWSAALRRLGGERQARRFVPSHPMAGTAEAGVEAGVCDLFVARPWVVTPADDTDPEALALVADLAATLGARWVCCDARAHDAAVALISHLPVLVSAALLQTADRSSAGEGQPASSPSSQSQSSFMSSLPSLVRTLASSGFADTTRVGGGNPELGTLMARGNREAVLQALAGYRHSLDQLEQLVRREDWAELQQLLTACRDLRPQFL, encoded by the coding sequence ATGACCAACCCCGCCGAGCCCCGGCCTGCCTGGCGCCATGGCCCGGTGGGTGTGGTGGGTCTCGGGTTGATCGGCGGATCGCTCGGCCTCGACCTGCAGACGGCCGGAGCCGAGGTGCGGGCCCTGGTGCGCCGTGAGGCCACCGCCACCAGGGCCCGAGACCGGGGGTTGGCTTCGGTGGTGAGCACCGATCCCTCGGTCTTGGCAGGCTGCGATCTGGTGGTGCTGGCGCTGCCCCTGGATCAGCTGCTGGCGCCGCCGCCAGCCCTGCTGCAGGCTCTGCCCCCCGAGGCGGTGCTGACCGATGTGGGCTCGGTCAAGGGGCCGCTGCTGCCGGTGTGGTCGGCGGCGTTGCGGCGGCTGGGCGGGGAGCGGCAGGCCCGCCGCTTCGTGCCCAGCCATCCCATGGCCGGCACCGCCGAGGCCGGCGTGGAGGCCGGCGTGTGCGACCTGTTCGTCGCCCGTCCCTGGGTGGTCACCCCTGCTGACGACACCGACCCCGAGGCGCTCGCCCTGGTGGCTGACCTGGCTGCGACCCTCGGAGCCCGCTGGGTGTGCTGCGACGCCAGGGCCCACGACGCCGCGGTGGCCCTGATCTCCCATCTGCCGGTGCTGGTGAGTGCGGCACTCCTCCAGACCGCTGACCGGAGCAGTGCTGGCGAGGGCCAGCCAGCATCGAGCCCGTCATCCCAGAGCCAGTCTTCGTTCATGAGTTCGCTGCCGAGCCTGGTGCGGACCCTGGCTTCCAGCGGCTTCGCCGACACCACCCGGGTGGGGGGCGGCAACCCCGAGCTGGGCACTCTGATGGCCCGTGGCAACCGGGAGGCGGTTCTGCAGGCTCTGGCCGGTTACCGCCACAGCCTTGATCAGCTCGAGCAGCTGGTGCGCCGGGAAGACTGGGCGGAGCTGCAGCAGCTGCTGACCGCCTGCCGCGACTTGCGCCCCCAGTTCCTCTGA
- the crtD gene encoding C-3',4' desaturase CrtD codes for MTEAHGTQSQGTGSDGTEAHGPVAVLGAGIAGLTAAALLARAGLKVDLLEAHHQSGGCAGTFRRGPYVFDVGATQVAGLEAGGIHARLFAHLHQTPPAATPLDPACVVDLHDSQPPVQLWRDPLRWQAERQSQFPGSERFWQLCAWLHRTNWAFALRDPVLPPRSLWDLGQLCGALRPATLISALATGATVADLLALCGCSHDQRLRRYLDLQLKLYSQEPADRTAALYGATALAVAQEPQGLWHLEGSMQELSRALEDSLARWGGRLRLRHRARQLERRDGSWIVRGEKGGNTPFALACEAVVCTLPPQCLSELLGEALPAGYRQRLQHLHDPSGALVLYGAVPRSVLPPHTPSHLQLDWPVPGPLFVSVSQEGDGRAPQGQATVIASVFTPARPWFGLNDAEYQARKAQAGTAMAAGLEQLLGIGSADWLHRELATPRGFAGWTGRPWGYVGGLGQHPSRFGPFGLASRTPVPGFWLGGDSIHPGEGTAGVTLSSLMLCRQLLAERGEPLRI; via the coding sequence ATGACGGAGGCGCACGGCACGCAGTCGCAGGGCACGGGATCTGACGGCACCGAGGCCCACGGCCCAGTGGCGGTGCTGGGGGCCGGAATCGCCGGCCTCACGGCGGCGGCCCTGCTGGCCCGCGCCGGCCTCAAGGTGGATCTGCTCGAGGCCCACCACCAGAGCGGCGGCTGCGCCGGCACCTTCAGGCGCGGCCCCTACGTGTTTGATGTGGGCGCCACCCAGGTGGCCGGCCTGGAGGCAGGTGGCATTCACGCGCGGCTGTTCGCCCATCTGCACCAGACCCCGCCGGCGGCCACACCGCTGGATCCGGCCTGCGTGGTGGATCTCCACGACAGCCAGCCGCCGGTGCAGCTCTGGCGCGATCCGCTGCGCTGGCAAGCGGAACGGCAGAGCCAGTTCCCCGGCAGCGAACGGTTCTGGCAACTCTGCGCCTGGCTGCATCGCACCAACTGGGCCTTCGCGCTGCGGGATCCGGTGCTGCCACCGCGCTCGCTCTGGGATCTGGGCCAGCTCTGCGGCGCCCTGCGGCCAGCCACCCTGATCAGTGCACTGGCCACGGGCGCCACGGTGGCCGATCTGCTGGCCCTCTGCGGCTGCAGCCACGACCAGCGCCTGCGGCGCTACCTCGACCTGCAACTGAAGCTCTACTCCCAGGAACCAGCCGATCGCACCGCCGCCCTCTACGGCGCCACCGCGCTGGCCGTGGCGCAGGAGCCACAGGGGCTCTGGCACCTCGAGGGTTCGATGCAGGAGCTCAGCCGGGCGCTGGAGGACAGCCTGGCCCGCTGGGGCGGCCGCCTGCGACTGCGGCACCGGGCGCGTCAGCTGGAGCGCCGCGATGGCAGCTGGATCGTGCGGGGAGAGAAAGGCGGCAACACCCCCTTTGCCCTGGCCTGTGAGGCGGTGGTCTGCACCCTGCCCCCCCAGTGCCTGAGCGAGCTGCTGGGCGAGGCGCTACCAGCGGGCTACCGGCAGCGCCTGCAGCACCTGCACGACCCCTCCGGCGCCCTGGTGCTCTATGGAGCCGTGCCGCGCTCGGTGCTGCCGCCCCACACCCCCAGCCACCTCCAGCTCGACTGGCCAGTCCCGGGCCCACTGTTCGTGTCGGTGAGCCAGGAGGGCGATGGACGGGCGCCCCAGGGGCAGGCCACCGTGATCGCCAGCGTGTTCACGCCGGCCCGCCCCTGGTTCGGCCTGAACGATGCCGAGTACCAGGCGCGCAAAGCCCAGGCCGGCACCGCCATGGCGGCCGGCCTGGAGCAGCTGCTCGGGATCGGATCGGCCGACTGGCTGCACCGGGAACTGGCCACACCCCGCGGCTTCGCCGGCTGGACCGGACGGCCCTGGGGCTATGTGGGGGGGCTGGGCCAGCACCCCAGCCGCTTCGGGCCCTTCGGGCTGGCCAGCCGCACACCAGTGCCAGGGTTCTGGCTCGGCGGCGATTCCATCCATCCCGGCGAGGGTACCGCCGGCGTGACCCTCTCCTCGCTGATGCTCTGCCGCCAGCTGCTGGCGGAGCGCGGCGAGCCCCTGCGGATCTGA
- a CDS encoding DUF2839 domain-containing protein, which produces MGEAKRRSTQGLPPRGPKPSAGSGTKSERIAPWLPLSKDQANRFVEITTRGAWFGIGALVLFWVTVRFIGPAAGWWTLADG; this is translated from the coding sequence ATGGGGGAAGCCAAGCGTCGTTCCACCCAGGGCCTGCCACCGCGGGGGCCCAAGCCATCCGCAGGCAGCGGCACGAAGTCGGAGCGCATCGCGCCGTGGCTGCCGTTGAGCAAGGATCAGGCCAACCGCTTCGTGGAGATCACCACCCGTGGGGCCTGGTTCGGCATCGGCGCGCTGGTGTTGTTCTGGGTCACGGTGCGCTTCATCGGCCCCGCCGCAGGCTGGTGGACCCTGGCGGACGGCTGA
- the moeB gene encoding molybdopterin-synthase adenylyltransferase MoeB: MLPPDTTGVQLSPDEVARFARHLILPEVGMEGQKRLKASSVLCVGTGGLGSPLLLYLAAAGVGRIGIVDFDVVDHSNLQRQVIHGTSWVGKPKIESAKARILEINPHCRVDLYETALTSENALAIIEPYDIVCDGTDNFPTRYLVNDACVLLGKPNVYGSIFRFEGQATVFNLDAESPNYRDLFPEPPPPGMVPSCAEGGVVGVLPGIIGVIQATEAVKIITGIGTTLSGRLLLFDALGMKFRELKLRPNPERPVINELIDYQEFCGVGGSAPGQEEAGSVPSITVAELKTIIDGELEDILLVDVRNPPEADIAVIPGALLVPLDRIESGEAIDDVRRLAQGKKLYVHCKLGGRSAKALIALGRHGIEGTNVAGGIDAWSQEVDPSVPRY, from the coding sequence ATGCTTCCTCCCGACACCACCGGGGTGCAGCTCAGCCCCGACGAGGTGGCCCGCTTCGCCCGCCACCTGATCCTGCCGGAGGTGGGCATGGAGGGGCAGAAGCGTCTCAAGGCCTCCTCGGTGCTGTGTGTGGGCACCGGCGGACTGGGTTCGCCGCTGCTGCTGTATCTGGCCGCCGCGGGCGTGGGCCGGATCGGCATCGTCGATTTCGACGTGGTGGATCACTCCAACCTCCAGCGGCAGGTGATCCACGGCACCAGCTGGGTGGGCAAGCCCAAGATCGAATCCGCCAAGGCCCGGATCCTGGAGATCAATCCCCACTGCCGGGTGGATCTCTACGAGACCGCCCTGACCAGTGAGAACGCTCTGGCGATCATCGAGCCCTACGACATCGTCTGCGACGGCACCGATAACTTCCCCACCCGCTATCTCGTCAACGACGCCTGCGTGCTGCTGGGCAAGCCCAACGTCTACGGCTCGATCTTCCGCTTCGAAGGCCAGGCCACGGTGTTCAACCTCGATGCCGAAAGCCCCAACTACCGCGATCTGTTCCCCGAGCCGCCGCCGCCGGGCATGGTGCCCTCCTGCGCCGAGGGCGGCGTGGTGGGCGTGCTGCCCGGCATCATCGGCGTGATCCAGGCCACCGAGGCGGTGAAGATCATCACCGGCATCGGCACTACCCTCAGCGGCCGCCTGCTGCTGTTCGATGCCCTGGGCATGAAGTTCCGCGAGCTGAAGCTGCGGCCCAACCCGGAGCGGCCGGTGATCAACGAACTGATTGATTACCAGGAGTTCTGCGGCGTGGGCGGCAGCGCCCCCGGCCAGGAGGAGGCGGGCAGTGTGCCCAGCATCACCGTCGCCGAGCTCAAGACGATCATCGACGGCGAGCTGGAGGACATCCTGCTGGTCGATGTGCGCAATCCCCCTGAGGCCGACATTGCCGTGATCCCTGGTGCCCTGCTGGTGCCGCTCGATCGGATTGAGAGTGGCGAGGCGATTGACGATGTGCGCCGGCTGGCTCAGGGCAAGAAGCTCTACGTGCACTGCAAACTCGGCGGCCGCAGTGCCAAGGCCCTGATTGCCCTGGGCCGTCATGGGATTGAGGGCACCAACGTGGCCGGCGGCATCGACGCCTGGAGCCAGGAGGTGGATCCATCGGTGCCCCGTTACTGA
- a CDS encoding M67 family metallopeptidase: protein MSSIWPARIGFRRRGLTCLDALLAAASPAEGCALLLGCRRETHWQVERVWPCLNGWQPMGERSRRFAIDPREQLLAQKWGRARALTVLGAAHSHPASAPLPSVTDRRLAFPPALLVIAGPPGGDGDSRGSTRADLPRTGWVLRCWWLTEEDTQPLPLAWKMVD, encoded by the coding sequence GTGAGCTCCATTTGGCCAGCGCGGATCGGCTTCCGTCGGCGGGGGCTGACCTGCCTGGATGCCCTGCTGGCCGCCGCCAGCCCTGCGGAAGGCTGTGCCCTGCTGCTGGGCTGCCGCCGGGAGACCCATTGGCAGGTGGAGCGGGTCTGGCCCTGTCTGAATGGGTGGCAGCCGATGGGGGAGCGGAGCCGCCGCTTCGCGATCGATCCGCGTGAGCAGCTGCTGGCCCAGAAGTGGGGACGGGCCCGTGCACTGACGGTTCTGGGGGCGGCCCACAGCCATCCCGCCAGTGCCCCCCTGCCCTCGGTCACCGACCGGCGCCTCGCCTTTCCCCCTGCCCTGCTGGTGATCGCGGGCCCGCCTGGCGGCGATGGCGACTCTCGCGGCAGCACCCGTGCAGACCTGCCCCGCACGGGCTGGGTGCTGCGCTGCTGGTGGCTGACCGAGGAGGACACCCAGCCGTTGCCGCTGGCGTGGAAAATGGTGGATTGA
- a CDS encoding two pore domain potassium channel family protein → MSQRRLIALEGQFPAFLAASIMPVLLMPLANEVGPFPQPLVAPVVFDLLILQSVRTLPVLQPTFRGRCIGALYQWLGFVTGLPIWVPPLFRGWPSGHLQVATLLLVAIFFITTSVRLVRLLARVPRVNLSVLAGAAGGYVHLGLTGGMVATAIEVVHPGSFLLGAVGSHEALRDRLLYYSFVTVAGLGYGDVLPGNPVGERFAILLSVSSTLYVSLLVGLLLGRFIAHEAAELEEHWQEHKTLASSPPDRLPMDDQ, encoded by the coding sequence GTGTCTCAGCGTCGGCTGATTGCTCTGGAGGGCCAGTTTCCGGCCTTTCTTGCGGCTTCGATCATGCCGGTGCTGCTGATGCCCCTGGCGAATGAGGTGGGGCCCTTCCCGCAGCCTCTGGTTGCGCCTGTTGTCTTCGATCTGCTGATTCTGCAGTCGGTGCGGACACTGCCGGTGCTGCAGCCCACGTTCAGAGGACGTTGCATCGGTGCGCTCTACCAGTGGCTCGGGTTCGTCACCGGGCTGCCCATCTGGGTTCCTCCCCTGTTCCGGGGCTGGCCATCGGGCCACCTGCAGGTGGCCACTCTGCTGCTGGTGGCGATTTTCTTCATCACCACCTCCGTGCGGCTGGTGAGGCTCCTGGCACGGGTGCCGCGGGTGAACCTGTCCGTGCTGGCCGGCGCTGCTGGCGGTTATGTGCATCTTGGCCTCACCGGCGGCATGGTGGCCACCGCCATTGAGGTGGTGCACCCGGGTTCCTTTCTGCTGGGGGCCGTGGGCAGCCATGAGGCCCTCAGAGACAGGCTCCTCTACTACAGCTTCGTGACAGTGGCCGGTCTGGGTTATGGCGATGTGCTTCCCGGTAACCCGGTGGGTGAGCGCTTCGCCATCCTGCTGAGTGTGAGCAGTACCCTCTATGTGTCGCTGTTGGTGGGCCTGCTGCTCGGCCGCTTCATCGCCCACGAAGCTGCGGAGCTGGAGGAGCATTGGCAGGAGCACAAGACCCTGGCGTCGTCTCCGCCGGATCGGCTGCCGATGGACGATCAGTAA
- a CDS encoding helicase: MLEALAHQQLKALLRQEGAAEWPHHLSLSRLVARSLRRSDHTLIRLTPGTGPDWWISLLVPLALSDAPLALVLSQDLRQRLLQMELPRLRAVNLALPLWEGSGPCPPHRIWLLDHAELMEAWRNGQLGEHQLVIPEAETLEPKLRRSLAVRITADDWNRLLRSQPAAETSLMALHDRLSRRVLEPPRQPSGLVAIAPEEEAPLRQLLALLGPLPPPWDQWLEQGGDGWSSWAEVDMRLLQWTLHRQPLEPLHALAGLLRGRGAVLLGQLASPIAVRRSTQAHGAAPEAVLGLTPEVVVDLGDPPLADPLPLFAPLRQPLPNSPVFAQHLLEQSRRLVLGQARLSVILCDDEGLRLSLASAMAAEFGRRVEHESTTPDANGILCARWSWWLEQQERLPLPGQILAATLPIASLEDPLTAARVTALRQQGLDWFRELLLPEAVNRLQRSVAGLRRGGGRLAVLDGRLRSRSWGATVLRALEPWASLSRLLPN; the protein is encoded by the coding sequence ATGCTGGAAGCCCTGGCCCATCAACAGCTGAAAGCCCTGCTGCGCCAGGAGGGAGCAGCCGAGTGGCCGCATCACCTCAGCCTCAGCCGGCTCGTGGCCCGCAGCCTGCGGCGAAGCGATCACACCCTGATCCGGCTCACCCCCGGCACCGGCCCCGACTGGTGGATCAGCCTGCTGGTGCCGCTGGCCCTCAGCGACGCCCCCCTGGCTCTGGTGCTGAGCCAGGATCTACGCCAGCGTCTCCTGCAGATGGAGTTGCCGCGGCTGCGGGCCGTGAACCTTGCCCTCCCCCTCTGGGAAGGGTCTGGCCCTTGCCCACCCCATCGGATCTGGCTGCTGGACCACGCCGAGCTGATGGAGGCCTGGCGGAATGGCCAGCTGGGGGAGCACCAGCTGGTGATCCCGGAAGCCGAAACCCTCGAGCCGAAGCTGCGTCGTTCGCTGGCGGTGCGGATCACTGCCGATGACTGGAACCGGTTGCTGCGCAGCCAGCCGGCGGCCGAAACCAGCCTGATGGCCCTGCACGACCGGTTGAGCCGGCGGGTTCTGGAACCGCCGCGTCAGCCCAGCGGCCTGGTGGCCATCGCCCCAGAGGAGGAAGCACCGCTGCGCCAGCTGCTCGCCCTGCTCGGCCCCCTGCCGCCCCCCTGGGACCAGTGGCTGGAGCAGGGGGGAGATGGCTGGAGCAGCTGGGCCGAGGTGGACATGCGGCTGTTGCAGTGGACCCTGCACCGCCAGCCCCTGGAGCCCCTGCATGCCCTGGCGGGCCTGCTCAGGGGGCGTGGAGCCGTGCTGCTGGGCCAGCTGGCCAGCCCGATTGCTGTCCGCCGGAGCACCCAGGCGCATGGCGCAGCCCCCGAGGCCGTCCTCGGCCTGACGCCCGAGGTGGTGGTCGACCTGGGGGATCCTCCCCTGGCCGATCCGCTGCCGCTGTTCGCACCCCTGCGCCAACCGCTGCCCAATAGCCCCGTCTTCGCCCAGCACCTGCTGGAGCAGAGTCGCCGGCTGGTGCTGGGGCAGGCTCGGCTGAGCGTGATCCTCTGCGACGACGAAGGCCTGCGGCTCAGCCTGGCCAGTGCGATGGCGGCGGAATTCGGCCGTCGGGTGGAACACGAATCCACCACTCCCGATGCGAATGGGATTCTCTGCGCCCGCTGGAGCTGGTGGCTGGAGCAGCAGGAGCGGCTGCCGCTACCGGGTCAGATCCTGGCGGCCACCTTGCCGATCGCCAGCCTGGAGGATCCCCTCACCGCCGCCCGGGTCACCGCCCTGCGTCAGCAGGGGCTCGACTGGTTCCGGGAGCTGCTCCTGCCCGAGGCCGTGAACCGGCTGCAACGCTCCGTGGCAGGCCTGCGCCGCGGCGGCGGACGCCTGGCCGTGTTGGACGGACGCTTGCGCAGCCGCAGCTGGGGGGCCACGGTGCTGCGGGCCCTGGAACCATGGGCGAGCCTGAGCCGCCTGCTGCCCAACTAG